Proteins found in one Arachis stenosperma cultivar V10309 chromosome 8, arast.V10309.gnm1.PFL2, whole genome shotgun sequence genomic segment:
- the LOC130945695 gene encoding E3 ubiquitin-protein ligase makorin-like isoform X2 — protein sequence MVGEDYTSVQKDRKEKKHCAAKIRTLSHSEKASSIAFAMATAKSNRFCKFYARGTCLKGELCCFSHERNEASSDICLFYQKGYCAYGSQCRNRHVKPSQASASASTSANGPVSLVSQSAMTHSAAKGKFTWVRKADTKVLSPTDKHTSSLQHKNQHSQGTHCEVGESSAAAMLDENLFCEFDAANCTSGDKCTKIHGILCLYCRKPCLHPTNLEQRSNHTKICKEKAEIMKNSQDIECSVCLERVLRKPRPSQRKFGLLPECDHPFCLDCIIRWRSMAPTNAMDCPVCRKHSSFYVQSDIWYATKEEKQAIIDNYKANCKLIDCKYFKFGTRQCPHGSSCMYKHAVKPVLRKQRQNRPQPQIGGDNLNKYDIMSQLSEFDLHPHEFYSILKDMEWFDDMSAIEKMALADELAGPTYGDSHFFPQDDFFDSDDDFDDEEFDPIDAAISSMMMSGMPVFGFSDDEYSDNEARDGKDSDGESIDDD from the exons ATGGTGGGGGAGGATTATACCTCTGTGCAGAAAGAT agaaaagaaaaaaagcactGTGCCGCCAAAATACGAACTCTATCACACTCAGAAAAAGCTTCATCGATCGCTTTCGCCATGGCCACCGCCAAAAGCAACAG ATTTTGCAAGTTCTATGCCCGTGGAACATGTTTGAAAGGGGAGCTGTGTTGCTTCTCCCATGAGAGAAATGAGGCTTCTTCAGAT ATTTGCTTGTTCTATCAGAAGGGCTACTGTGCTTATGGCAGTCAATGCAGGAATAGGCATGTCAAACCATCACAGGCATCAGCATCAGCATCAACTTCAGCAAATGGACCTGTATCTTTGGTTTCACAATCTGCCATGACTCATAGTGCTGCTAAGGGAAAGTTTACTTGGGTTCGGAAGGCGGATACGAAAGTGTTGTCACCAACTGACAAACACACTAGTAGCTTACAACACAAGAATCAACATTCTCAAGGGACTCATTGTGAAGTTGGTGAATCGAGCGCTGCTGCTATGCTGGATGAGAATTTGTTCTGTGAATTTGATGCGGCCAACtgtacctcaggggataagtgtACCAAAATTCATGGAATCCTCTGCTTGTACTGCAGAAAGCCTTGTCTGCATCCAACTAATCTGGAACAAAGGTCGAACCACACAAAGATATGCAAGGAAAAGGCTGAGATAATGAAGAATAGTCAAGATATAGAATGCAGTGTTTGCCTGGAGCGCGTTCTGCGGAAGCCTAGACCATCTCAGCGCAAGTTTGGTTTGCTACCTGAATGTGACCATCCTTTCTGTTTAGATTGCATCATCAGGTGGCGCAGTATGGCCCCAACCAATGCAATGGACTGCCCTGTGTGCCGCAAGCATTCATCTTTTTATGTTCAAAGTGACATTTGGTATGCtacaaaggaagaaaaacaggcAATTATTGACAATTACAAGGCGAACTGCAA GTTGATTGATTGcaagtattttaaatttggaaCCAGGCAGTGCCCTCATGGATCTAGTTGTATGTATAAG CATGCTGTAAAACCTGTCTTGCGCAAACAGAGGCAAAACAGGCCACAACCTCAAATTGGAGGAGACAATCTCAACAAATATGACATCATGTCTCAGCTCAGTGAATTTGATTTGCATCCTCATGAGTTTTATTCCATCTTGAAAGACATGGAGTGGTTCGATGATATGAGTGCAATTGAGAAGATGGCTTTAGCTGATGAACTGGCTGGTCCTACTTACGGAGATTCACATTTCTTTCCCCAGGATGATTTCTTTGATAGTGATGATGATTTTGATGATGAAGAATTCGATCCTATTGATGCTGCTATATCATCAATGATGATGTCTGGTATGCCagtatttggattcagtgatgACGAATACAGCGACAATGAAGCCAGGGATGGCAAAGACAGTGATGGCGAATCCATTGATGATGATTAA
- the LOC130943709 gene encoding vestitone reductase-like, producing the protein MEESKGRVCVTGGTGFIGSWIIKKLLEDGYSVNTTVRSTPEHKKDVSFLTNLPGSSQRLRIFSANLSEPSSFNAAIEGCIGVFHVATPYDFEGKESEQVLTQRSIDGALGILKACLNSKTVKRVVYTSSASAVVSSNNQEHNEALDETVWSDVDFIRASKAPASSYAVSKTLTEKAVLKFGEENGLEVVTIVPTFVFGPFICPKLPGSVSASLSMVFGEKALFGLILEAPMVHVDDLARAHIFLLEHPNPIGRYNCSCCLVTAERMSQIVATKYPEFRVRIPSLDWFKQIEGTRMPNLSSKKLIDAGFVYKYGLEEMVDDAIQCCKNKGYL; encoded by the exons atggaagaaagcaaaggAAGAGTGTGTGTTACAGGGGGAACAGGTTTCATTGGTTCATGGATAATCAAGAAGCTTCTTGAAGATGGTTACTCTGTTAATACAACTGTCAGATCAACCCCAG AACACAAGAAAGATGTTAGTTTCCTCACCAACTTACCCGGATCATCCCAGAGGCTTCGAATTTTCAGTGCCAATCTCAGCGAACCATCGAGTTTCAACGCAGCCATTGAAGGTTGCATTGGAGTTTTCCATGTTGCCACCCCATATGACTTTGAAGGCAAAGAATCAGAACAAGTTTTAACACAAAGATCCATTGATGGTGCACTAGGAATTTTGAAAGCATGCCTAAATTCCAAGACTGTGAAGCGAGTTGTTTATACTTCAAGTGCCTCTGCTGTTGTTAGTTCCAATAACCAAGAACATAACGAGGCGTTGGACGAAACTGTCTGGAGTGATGTCGATTTTATCAGAGCTTCGAAGGCTCCGGCTTCGTCGTATGCAGTTTCGAAGACACTAACGGAGAAGGCAGTGCTGAAATTCGGAGAAGAGAACGGATTGGAGGTTGTGACAATTGTTCCAACTTTTGTTTTTGGACCCTTCATTTGTCCTAAGCTTCCCGGCTCTGTTAGTGCTTCATTGTCTATGGTATTTG GTGAAAAAGCACTATTTGGTTTGATCCTTGAGGCACCTATGGTGCATGTGGATGATTTGGCAAGAGCACATATATTTTTGCTTGAACATCCAAATCCTATAGGGAGGTACAATTGTTCATGTTGTTTGGTCACTGCTGAAAGGATGTCTCAGATTGTTGCTACCAAATACCCCGAGTTTCGTGTCCGGATACCATCTCTAGA CTGGTTCAAACAAATTGAAGGTACCAGGATGCCGAATTTATCATCAAAGAAGCTCATTGATGCTGGATTCGTGTACAAATATGGACTTGAAGAAATGGTTGATGATGCAATTCAATGCTGCAAGAACAAGGGTTACTTGTGA
- the LOC130945695 gene encoding E3 ubiquitin-protein ligase makorin-like isoform X3 yields MRKEKKHCAAKIRTLSHSEKASSIAFAMATAKSNRFCKFYARGTCLKGELCCFSHERNEASSDICLFYQKGYCAYGSQCRNRHVKPSQASASASTSANGPVSLVSQSAMTHSAAKGKFTWVRKADTKVLSPTDKHTSSLQHKNQHSQGTHCEVGESSAAAMLDENLFCEFDAANCTSGDKCTKIHGILCLYCRKPCLHPTNLEQRSNHTKICKEKAEIMKNSQDIECSVCLERVLRKPRPSQRKFGLLPECDHPFCLDCIIRWRSMAPTNAMDCPVCRKHSSFYVQSDIWYATKEEKQAIIDNYKANCKLIDCKYFKFGTRQCPHGSSCMYKHAVKPVLRKQRQNRPQPQIGGDNLNKYDIMSQLSEFDLHPHEFYSILKDMEWFDDMSAIEKMALADELAGPTYGDSHFFPQDDFFDSDDDFDDEEFDPIDAAISSMMMSGMPVFGFSDDEYSDNEARDGKDSDGESIDDD; encoded by the exons ATG agaaaagaaaaaaagcactGTGCCGCCAAAATACGAACTCTATCACACTCAGAAAAAGCTTCATCGATCGCTTTCGCCATGGCCACCGCCAAAAGCAACAG ATTTTGCAAGTTCTATGCCCGTGGAACATGTTTGAAAGGGGAGCTGTGTTGCTTCTCCCATGAGAGAAATGAGGCTTCTTCAGAT ATTTGCTTGTTCTATCAGAAGGGCTACTGTGCTTATGGCAGTCAATGCAGGAATAGGCATGTCAAACCATCACAGGCATCAGCATCAGCATCAACTTCAGCAAATGGACCTGTATCTTTGGTTTCACAATCTGCCATGACTCATAGTGCTGCTAAGGGAAAGTTTACTTGGGTTCGGAAGGCGGATACGAAAGTGTTGTCACCAACTGACAAACACACTAGTAGCTTACAACACAAGAATCAACATTCTCAAGGGACTCATTGTGAAGTTGGTGAATCGAGCGCTGCTGCTATGCTGGATGAGAATTTGTTCTGTGAATTTGATGCGGCCAACtgtacctcaggggataagtgtACCAAAATTCATGGAATCCTCTGCTTGTACTGCAGAAAGCCTTGTCTGCATCCAACTAATCTGGAACAAAGGTCGAACCACACAAAGATATGCAAGGAAAAGGCTGAGATAATGAAGAATAGTCAAGATATAGAATGCAGTGTTTGCCTGGAGCGCGTTCTGCGGAAGCCTAGACCATCTCAGCGCAAGTTTGGTTTGCTACCTGAATGTGACCATCCTTTCTGTTTAGATTGCATCATCAGGTGGCGCAGTATGGCCCCAACCAATGCAATGGACTGCCCTGTGTGCCGCAAGCATTCATCTTTTTATGTTCAAAGTGACATTTGGTATGCtacaaaggaagaaaaacaggcAATTATTGACAATTACAAGGCGAACTGCAA GTTGATTGATTGcaagtattttaaatttggaaCCAGGCAGTGCCCTCATGGATCTAGTTGTATGTATAAG CATGCTGTAAAACCTGTCTTGCGCAAACAGAGGCAAAACAGGCCACAACCTCAAATTGGAGGAGACAATCTCAACAAATATGACATCATGTCTCAGCTCAGTGAATTTGATTTGCATCCTCATGAGTTTTATTCCATCTTGAAAGACATGGAGTGGTTCGATGATATGAGTGCAATTGAGAAGATGGCTTTAGCTGATGAACTGGCTGGTCCTACTTACGGAGATTCACATTTCTTTCCCCAGGATGATTTCTTTGATAGTGATGATGATTTTGATGATGAAGAATTCGATCCTATTGATGCTGCTATATCATCAATGATGATGTCTGGTATGCCagtatttggattcagtgatgACGAATACAGCGACAATGAAGCCAGGGATGGCAAAGACAGTGATGGCGAATCCATTGATGATGATTAA
- the LOC130943710 gene encoding uncharacterized protein LOC130943710, with translation MVSFAISFSPNLLHGHGTLQVKSCSQSQTKKRCLRCHTLYSDQDNSPISCSFHGHINGEKGLFSLAPPHQGIDGEWSDKSGVIVYKWNDKDNRPNTGRANWKRRWSCCAEYDENSPPCRLGWHVSYDDGETLY, from the exons ATGGTTTCTTTTGCAATCAGTTTCTCTCCGAACCTACTTCATGGCCATGGCACTTTGCAGGTCAAGTCTTGTTCTCAGTCGCAAACCAAGAAACGCTGCTTGAGATGTCACACTCTCTACTCAGACCAAGACAATTCCCCAATTTCTTGCTCCTTCCACGGCCACATCAACG GGGAGAAGGGTCTGTTTTCGTTGGCGCCACCGCACCAAGGAATAGATGGGGAATGGAGCGATAAATCTGGAGTTATAGTTTACAAATGGAATGACAAAGATAACAGACCAAACACTGGCCGCGCCAATTGGAAGAGAAGATGGAGTTGTTGTGCTGAGTATGATGAGAATTCACCCCCTTGTAGACTCGGTTGGCATGTTTCTTATGATGACGGTGAAACTCTCTATTAG
- the LOC130945695 gene encoding E3 ubiquitin-protein ligase makorin-like isoform X1: MLSCWRIQHQFRERKEKKHCAAKIRTLSHSEKASSIAFAMATAKSNRFCKFYARGTCLKGELCCFSHERNEASSDICLFYQKGYCAYGSQCRNRHVKPSQASASASTSANGPVSLVSQSAMTHSAAKGKFTWVRKADTKVLSPTDKHTSSLQHKNQHSQGTHCEVGESSAAAMLDENLFCEFDAANCTSGDKCTKIHGILCLYCRKPCLHPTNLEQRSNHTKICKEKAEIMKNSQDIECSVCLERVLRKPRPSQRKFGLLPECDHPFCLDCIIRWRSMAPTNAMDCPVCRKHSSFYVQSDIWYATKEEKQAIIDNYKANCKLIDCKYFKFGTRQCPHGSSCMYKHAVKPVLRKQRQNRPQPQIGGDNLNKYDIMSQLSEFDLHPHEFYSILKDMEWFDDMSAIEKMALADELAGPTYGDSHFFPQDDFFDSDDDFDDEEFDPIDAAISSMMMSGMPVFGFSDDEYSDNEARDGKDSDGESIDDD, from the exons ATGTTATCATGTTGGCGGATTCAACATCAATTTAGAGAG agaaaagaaaaaaagcactGTGCCGCCAAAATACGAACTCTATCACACTCAGAAAAAGCTTCATCGATCGCTTTCGCCATGGCCACCGCCAAAAGCAACAG ATTTTGCAAGTTCTATGCCCGTGGAACATGTTTGAAAGGGGAGCTGTGTTGCTTCTCCCATGAGAGAAATGAGGCTTCTTCAGAT ATTTGCTTGTTCTATCAGAAGGGCTACTGTGCTTATGGCAGTCAATGCAGGAATAGGCATGTCAAACCATCACAGGCATCAGCATCAGCATCAACTTCAGCAAATGGACCTGTATCTTTGGTTTCACAATCTGCCATGACTCATAGTGCTGCTAAGGGAAAGTTTACTTGGGTTCGGAAGGCGGATACGAAAGTGTTGTCACCAACTGACAAACACACTAGTAGCTTACAACACAAGAATCAACATTCTCAAGGGACTCATTGTGAAGTTGGTGAATCGAGCGCTGCTGCTATGCTGGATGAGAATTTGTTCTGTGAATTTGATGCGGCCAACtgtacctcaggggataagtgtACCAAAATTCATGGAATCCTCTGCTTGTACTGCAGAAAGCCTTGTCTGCATCCAACTAATCTGGAACAAAGGTCGAACCACACAAAGATATGCAAGGAAAAGGCTGAGATAATGAAGAATAGTCAAGATATAGAATGCAGTGTTTGCCTGGAGCGCGTTCTGCGGAAGCCTAGACCATCTCAGCGCAAGTTTGGTTTGCTACCTGAATGTGACCATCCTTTCTGTTTAGATTGCATCATCAGGTGGCGCAGTATGGCCCCAACCAATGCAATGGACTGCCCTGTGTGCCGCAAGCATTCATCTTTTTATGTTCAAAGTGACATTTGGTATGCtacaaaggaagaaaaacaggcAATTATTGACAATTACAAGGCGAACTGCAA GTTGATTGATTGcaagtattttaaatttggaaCCAGGCAGTGCCCTCATGGATCTAGTTGTATGTATAAG CATGCTGTAAAACCTGTCTTGCGCAAACAGAGGCAAAACAGGCCACAACCTCAAATTGGAGGAGACAATCTCAACAAATATGACATCATGTCTCAGCTCAGTGAATTTGATTTGCATCCTCATGAGTTTTATTCCATCTTGAAAGACATGGAGTGGTTCGATGATATGAGTGCAATTGAGAAGATGGCTTTAGCTGATGAACTGGCTGGTCCTACTTACGGAGATTCACATTTCTTTCCCCAGGATGATTTCTTTGATAGTGATGATGATTTTGATGATGAAGAATTCGATCCTATTGATGCTGCTATATCATCAATGATGATGTCTGGTATGCCagtatttggattcagtgatgACGAATACAGCGACAATGAAGCCAGGGATGGCAAAGACAGTGATGGCGAATCCATTGATGATGATTAA
- the LOC130945695 gene encoding E3 ubiquitin-protein ligase makorin-like isoform X4, protein MATAKSNRFCKFYARGTCLKGELCCFSHERNEASSDICLFYQKGYCAYGSQCRNRHVKPSQASASASTSANGPVSLVSQSAMTHSAAKGKFTWVRKADTKVLSPTDKHTSSLQHKNQHSQGTHCEVGESSAAAMLDENLFCEFDAANCTSGDKCTKIHGILCLYCRKPCLHPTNLEQRSNHTKICKEKAEIMKNSQDIECSVCLERVLRKPRPSQRKFGLLPECDHPFCLDCIIRWRSMAPTNAMDCPVCRKHSSFYVQSDIWYATKEEKQAIIDNYKANCKLIDCKYFKFGTRQCPHGSSCMYKHAVKPVLRKQRQNRPQPQIGGDNLNKYDIMSQLSEFDLHPHEFYSILKDMEWFDDMSAIEKMALADELAGPTYGDSHFFPQDDFFDSDDDFDDEEFDPIDAAISSMMMSGMPVFGFSDDEYSDNEARDGKDSDGESIDDD, encoded by the exons ATGGCCACCGCCAAAAGCAACAG ATTTTGCAAGTTCTATGCCCGTGGAACATGTTTGAAAGGGGAGCTGTGTTGCTTCTCCCATGAGAGAAATGAGGCTTCTTCAGAT ATTTGCTTGTTCTATCAGAAGGGCTACTGTGCTTATGGCAGTCAATGCAGGAATAGGCATGTCAAACCATCACAGGCATCAGCATCAGCATCAACTTCAGCAAATGGACCTGTATCTTTGGTTTCACAATCTGCCATGACTCATAGTGCTGCTAAGGGAAAGTTTACTTGGGTTCGGAAGGCGGATACGAAAGTGTTGTCACCAACTGACAAACACACTAGTAGCTTACAACACAAGAATCAACATTCTCAAGGGACTCATTGTGAAGTTGGTGAATCGAGCGCTGCTGCTATGCTGGATGAGAATTTGTTCTGTGAATTTGATGCGGCCAACtgtacctcaggggataagtgtACCAAAATTCATGGAATCCTCTGCTTGTACTGCAGAAAGCCTTGTCTGCATCCAACTAATCTGGAACAAAGGTCGAACCACACAAAGATATGCAAGGAAAAGGCTGAGATAATGAAGAATAGTCAAGATATAGAATGCAGTGTTTGCCTGGAGCGCGTTCTGCGGAAGCCTAGACCATCTCAGCGCAAGTTTGGTTTGCTACCTGAATGTGACCATCCTTTCTGTTTAGATTGCATCATCAGGTGGCGCAGTATGGCCCCAACCAATGCAATGGACTGCCCTGTGTGCCGCAAGCATTCATCTTTTTATGTTCAAAGTGACATTTGGTATGCtacaaaggaagaaaaacaggcAATTATTGACAATTACAAGGCGAACTGCAA GTTGATTGATTGcaagtattttaaatttggaaCCAGGCAGTGCCCTCATGGATCTAGTTGTATGTATAAG CATGCTGTAAAACCTGTCTTGCGCAAACAGAGGCAAAACAGGCCACAACCTCAAATTGGAGGAGACAATCTCAACAAATATGACATCATGTCTCAGCTCAGTGAATTTGATTTGCATCCTCATGAGTTTTATTCCATCTTGAAAGACATGGAGTGGTTCGATGATATGAGTGCAATTGAGAAGATGGCTTTAGCTGATGAACTGGCTGGTCCTACTTACGGAGATTCACATTTCTTTCCCCAGGATGATTTCTTTGATAGTGATGATGATTTTGATGATGAAGAATTCGATCCTATTGATGCTGCTATATCATCAATGATGATGTCTGGTATGCCagtatttggattcagtgatgACGAATACAGCGACAATGAAGCCAGGGATGGCAAAGACAGTGATGGCGAATCCATTGATGATGATTAA